A window of Hymenobacter aerilatus contains these coding sequences:
- a CDS encoding glycosyltransferase family 4 protein, with protein sequence MNIAVNVRFLLPGDKLEGIGRFTYEVLKRMVAARPEHTFHFLFDRPYDERYLFAENVVPHVLLPPARHPLLFVAWFEGAVALWLKLNRPDAFLSPDGFTTLNTRVPRLTVMHDLAFEHFPQDVTGSVRRYYQFFSPRFARASERLVAVSEATRQDIVQTYGIAPTKISVVYNAADACFRPQPQATQQDTRDRFSAGKPYFLFVGALQPRKNLVNLLRAFDQFKTATGSPVKLLVVGRTAWKAGPIFEVYQQLHHRHDVHLTGRVTDTELVQLYAAALATTYVPYFEGFGIPIVEAQACGCPVITSNVSSLPEVAGAAAHLADPFSVDSLATALTDVAGNANLRATLVAQGLQNVRRFSWDASAAALWTALSDMLNEFSAD encoded by the coding sequence CTGAAGCGGATGGTAGCAGCGCGTCCCGAGCATACTTTCCATTTTCTGTTCGACCGGCCCTACGACGAGCGGTATTTGTTTGCCGAGAATGTGGTGCCGCACGTGCTGCTGCCACCGGCCCGGCATCCCTTGCTGTTTGTGGCCTGGTTTGAGGGCGCTGTGGCACTGTGGCTGAAGCTAAACCGGCCCGACGCTTTCCTGAGCCCCGATGGCTTCACAACCTTAAATACACGTGTTCCGCGCCTTACAGTGATGCACGATCTAGCCTTTGAGCACTTCCCGCAAGACGTAACCGGGTCGGTACGGCGCTACTACCAGTTTTTTTCGCCGCGCTTTGCCCGGGCGTCGGAGCGGCTGGTGGCGGTGTCAGAGGCTACGCGCCAGGATATCGTGCAGACCTACGGTATTGCACCCACCAAAATCAGCGTGGTCTACAATGCCGCCGATGCCTGCTTTCGGCCTCAGCCCCAAGCTACGCAGCAAGACACCCGCGACAGGTTCAGCGCGGGCAAACCGTATTTCCTGTTTGTGGGTGCGTTGCAGCCGCGCAAAAACCTGGTGAACTTGCTGCGCGCCTTCGATCAGTTCAAAACCGCCACCGGCTCTCCGGTAAAGCTGCTTGTGGTGGGACGCACCGCCTGGAAAGCTGGCCCCATCTTCGAGGTGTACCAGCAACTGCACCACCGCCACGATGTGCACCTCACCGGCCGCGTGACGGATACCGAGCTGGTGCAGCTGTATGCTGCCGCACTGGCTACTACCTATGTACCTTATTTTGAAGGCTTCGGCATTCCTATTGTGGAGGCGCAGGCCTGCGGCTGCCCGGTTATTACGTCCAACGTCAGCTCCCTACCCGAGGTAGCTGGGGCCGCTGCCCACCTCGCCGATCCATTTTCTGTGGATAGCCTGGCCACGGCCCTGACAGACGTAGCCGGCAACGCCAATCTGCGCGCTACACTGGTGGCGCAGGGACTGCAAAATGTCCGTCGCTTCTCCTGGGACGCCAGCGCCGCCGCGCTGTGGACCGCACTCAGCGACATGCTGAATGAATTTTCCGCAGATTAA